CTGATAAACCATTTATATAAAATGTCTTTTCTCCTAAAATGAGTCATTTCATGTGCCAAAACATTGTCAAGTTGTTCTGGAGTCATTTCAGTTTCAGGTAACAATAATGTTGGCTTAAAAAGTCCTATCATAAGTGGTGACGATATTCTATCACTTGTTCTTGCAACGATTTTCTTATTTGTAAATCGCATAAGTTCAGGACAAGAAATTATATCCGAATATTTGCGTAATTTGATTAAGAAAATCATATATCCAATAAGTTTACTAAAAAAGAGTGCAATCATAATAACAAACCACACAAATGAAACAATATTTAGTTTGTCATATGCAAAAATTTTCAAGTTTTCTATACGGTTGTATGTATTGCCTTCCTTGTCAGAATTTAATTCTAAATCTTGCTTGGTAACTTGTATAGGCTCATATGCATCACCTGATTCTTTTTTATCAGAAATTTGTGAATTGATTTCCAATGCTGGAACAGGATGCGAATTGTTGGGAAGTGAAATTCTGATAGGAAGAAGCATTACAACCAAAACAACAAGCCACATATAATAGTGCCAACTGCTTGTAAACCATCTTTTTGTAATTGGCTTAATCAAGGTAAGAACAAGCGTAAGTGCCGTTCCGATAAAAGAGGTAACAAGTATGGCTTTGAATATGTCTTGTAACATTGTTTATACCTCCTTATCTTCAAATATCGCCTTCAGCTCCTTAATATCGTCATCAGATAATTTTTGCTCTTTAAAAAATGAAACAGCAAAATCGAATGCAGAACCGTTATACAAACTGGAAATAAGATTTTTAGTCTGCGATTTACGATATTCCCTTTGAGAGACAAGAGGAGTATAGTAATATAATTTGCCTTGTTTTTCAAAAGTTAATGCTCCTTTTTCTACAAGTCTTGTCAAGAATGTCCCTATTGTTGTTTTTTTCCATCCCTTTGTTTCAAATGCTTCACAAATGTCAAGAGAAGTGACAGGCCTTTTTTCATTCCATATTACCTTCATTACCTCAAGTTCTGCATCAGAGATGTTTATATTTCTTTGCGCCATAGAAATACCTCCATTTTTTCATCCTACAACTGTAGTTTATATTTATATACTACAGTTGTAGTTTGAATTTGTCAATACTTTTTTGAAAATTTGTTTAAAAAATATGTAGAAAGCCCTCCGACATACTGCCGAAGGGCTTCATATTATCCTATTTTGTATCCTTTTGAAACGAGTTTTAAAATTTCTTCCATTCCGATTTCACGGTTCTCAAAGAATACTTGCTTTGCATTTGGGGATTCTTTTATGGTTATGGTCCTTTAGTTTCGTCAATCCAAGTAGATCATGAATTTAACATTTATTGTTCCATTACTTATTATTGCCAAAAGACATTAAATCCCAATGCTTCCGAAACAAATCTCAATGGAAGATATGTTCTATTGTTAATAATTATTGCTGTGGTATCCATTTCAATCATTTTACCGTCAGCAACTATTTTATTATCACCAATTTTTGTTGTTATAACAGTACCGTCAACATCTATTATTGTAACGCCCTGTGTTTGATCATTCCATATAACTTGACAGTTCAACATTTCAGCCAAAGCTCTTACTGGAACTTGTGTTCTGTCTTGCTCGTCAATAAACGGTTGAGCATCAGAATATGTTACAGGGTTATCATCAATTAGAATAGTTATTGTTTCTCCCTGTGTCAAAACAGTTACCCTTTGGGGAGCGATATAATCTTCTGGAAGTGACTCCGGTGGTGTTATAGTTTTGACAGCTTCGGGTGTCTCGTCTGTTACTGTTAAAACAACATTATTTTTTTCTAAATCATAAGAAACCTTATAAGAGAATAATGTTTCTATATCATCAATATACACATAAAAATCATCATTTTCAGCTATGATATTCTTTGTTATGTTTGCGCTATCACCATTTATCTTTACTTTATTAGAGTTAGCTGACAATTCAATCTGTCTGTTTCCATTCGATATGGTGATTGTTTTTCCCGCCTCTTCAGATATGATTTTATAGTCGATAAAAACTATAAAAGTTCTTAAAGGAACCTTAATTTTTTCATTTGTCTCACGAATAGGCTCACAACCAATAAAGACATCATAACCTTCACTTGTGTCCATTATAATTGTGTTTTCACGGTTTGAACTGTTTTTCACCATATCTTTACTGTCAACAAATTCAATGGTAGTTGCCACTGCTGTGAGAGACATCATAACAGTTATAACCATTAAAACTGCCATTGCTGCTATTCCTTTTTTTCTTAATTTTTTACTTGCTATTAACGTAAGTCTTTTTTTCATAGCTTTTTCACCTCCGAAAAATGTTGTTGTTAAATAAGATTTTTTTTGATTTTCTGTTTTCAAAAATGCAATCAGCATTTCACCATAAAAAACTCTTTTTCCGTATGAATTTTCTTTGAGTACAGCTTCATCACAGGAGGTTTCCCCGTCAATTTCAATGGCGTGTGCCATAAGGTAAACAAATGGGTTAAACCAATGCAGAGATACAAATATTAAAGTTAAAAACTGATACCATATATCTTTGCGTTTATAGTGAATCAACTCGTGACGCAATATAAAATGCAACTCATCATTAGTATAATTATTGTTCGGTAATATTAACATTACCCTAAACAAACCTGTTAGAAGCGGTGTATCTGCAATAGAAGAAATCCTTACAGGTATATTTTTGGATATTTTCAGACGCTTTTGTTCTTCCTCAAGAATTTTTTTAATGTGGGTATCAGAGAGTGGTAATGAAAATCGTTTTACAGCTTTTTTAAAAAAACGGTATCGCTTTATATGTATAACAAAATACAAGATTGCTCCTAACGCCCATACAAGTGCAATAAGAAATGCAACATTAAGTGGTTTTGTATGCTCGACAGCGTTTTCTTCAACACGCTTACTATTATTGTGTACTGATGAGAATTTATTATTTCCATTTCCAGAAATTTCTTCCTCAAATTCATAGATAGGCGCTTTTTGTGAAATCTGATTAAACATTTCTTGTACTTCTTTTTGAATGTGCAAAGTAGAACCAGGCAATTCTACACTATAATTAAGCCCAAAGCTATTAAACGGAATGAGAAAGATTATAATTACTGCGAGCCACGAGTAATAACGAAAACCTGCACTATATCTTTCTTCAATCAATTTTGTTAGCAACAAGAGTAAAATTACAATAATTGACACTTTTAATGATGAAATCACTACTTGTAAAAAAATTTGCATTATAAATTCTATCATTGTTGCTTTTCCTTAAACATTTCTTCAAGTTTAGAAATATCTTCATCACTCATTTTATTTCTGTCAAATAAAGCTCGCATTAAACTTGTTACTGAATTACCGTGTAACTTTTCCAAAAACATCTTGCTTTCATAGCTGATATAGTCACTCTCTGATATAAGCGGTGTATAAATATATCCTTTACCACGATTTTCCTTTGAAATAAATTCTTTTACGATAAGACGGTTAAGTAGCGTCTGAATTGTTTGCTGTGTCCAATCGTTTACGCCTTCATCATCAATAATTTGCTTCACCTCGCTTGTAGATATAGGAGTTTGATTGTGCCAAATTACCTTCATAATTTCAAGTTCCGCGTCCGGAAGTCTCTTATCGGTTTTTTTCAAGATAATTACCTCACTTTCTACGACAACTGTCGTATGTTGGTTATATTATATACGACAACTGTCGTATTGTCAATACTTTTTTAAGAATTTGTTTAAAAAAATATGTAGAAAGCCCTTCGACACATACTGCCGAAGGGCTTCATATTAACCTATTTTATATCCTTTTGAAACGAGTTTTAAAATTTCTTCCATTCCGATTTCACGGTTTTCAAAGAATACTTGCTTTGTGTTTGGTCTTTCTTTGATTGTTATTATCTTTTTAGTTTCGTCAATCCAGGCAGACCATACTTTATTTTGCTGTTCATCATTCATCAATCATTACCACCTGTGGAGGATATGACATTTTCTGTTCCTCGCTCCATTGCCATTGCGGAACAAATTCTCCTGTTGTACCTCTTACAATATATTTACCATCGTTTGACCTGAATTCAAATTTATTGTCAGGTAGGAGTGTAATAATTGCGTCAAAGGAATCTATACGAATCTGATTATTTTCCAAAAAGAAATGTCCTGCAAATGTGTTTTCAGCTATTACTTTAATTTGACTGTTTTCATTACGAGTAATATTATAACTATTAAACCATTTTTTACTTTCTTCTGTGTAATCATCAAAACCAAAACTCAATAGTGCGTATTCATCCTGAATATTATACTGAAAATAGTTGTCCTTATCCGTTCGTTTGATGGTTTTCCCTCCTAATTTCGCTTCAGTTGGAAATATACCAATTGTTGTTGTATCCGATTTTTTTGCTATTTCTCTATTTCTTACACTCAAAGCACTATATTCATCATGACTATCAGTTCCTAATCCAAAAAAGAAAATTCTGATTTTCGTTTCACCGATTTTTACAATTGTTTCTCCAAAATCAGCAATTCCATCACCAGCCGGCATAGGTAACGTAGTTATATATCCGACTTCGTTTTCATATACAGTTTCGCCGTCAATCTTTACAGTAAACAGACCTTCTATGTCGCTACCTTTACTATAAATACGGGTTACTTTATTGAGTACAATCTCAGCATTTCCGGTATCTTCTTTGTTGTTAATATCCATAAAATTCAACTTTGCATTAAATTCTGTTCTATAGCCTGTTTTGGAAATAGAAATGTCAGCATCTTTACAAATATAACATTTATTTATTATAAGTGCATTTTCATCAACTGTCTTTTCTCTCGGCAAACTTTCTATTTCTGCATCATCAATATAGAATCTGCTATTCAAACTGTCAAAGCCATATTTCATATTGGCAACAAACACACTTGTAAGGTTGCTGAAATCCGATTTTATTTCTACACCTATTTCTTCATAGTTTTTTAGCAATTTAATATATTCATACGGAACATAGGTTATGTCATTTTCCATATAAGGCGGATTTGACAGCGTATATTTATTTCCATCAATGATTACCTCTTTACTTCCAATACTGCAACTTGTTGACCATACAAATTTACCCGGAACAGTTGTTTCATTTTGTTCTGTTAATTCACTGCTATAATTAGGTTCTAATGCAGTTATTATTTTATGTGTCTTAGACCAGAAATCAACCGTAACTGTGCCGTTTTCATATTTTATTTTATCATTTTCAACATCCGAATTATTCAAAAATTCTCTCCATGGCAAATAATATACTCCATCTTTTTCGGTTGGAACAAAACCATTATAATTTCCTTTTCCAAAGTTAGCAACATAAACATAATCATCTTTAAGCAGTGAAGATACGATAGGAGCAACCTCATTTGCAAGAACCACGCTACCACAGGTTACTGCCAATATAAGCAAAGTACAAAATGCTGTTTTAAATATACTAAATCTTTTATTTTTCATAATCATTTCAAACCTCCTTTTAAGTTGTTTTTTATTTTTTGCCATATTACTTGAAAGCGCAGGAGAAGACTGACATACCATTGAAAGTATCATTGTGCTGTACTGCTTTTTGTCCTCAACATTCATTTCTTTTGTTACTTGTTCATCGCAAGCATATTCACACGCTTCGCCGATTAAATTCACCATAAAGTATGCAATCGGATTAAACCAACAAATTGAATTGACAATTACTGCAAAGAGCTTAAACCAACTGTCGTGATGCTTGTAATGTACCATTTCGTGCTTGATTGCAAGGTTATAATCTTCCTCATTCATTTCAATTTCGGGAATTGCAAGGGTTGGTTTAAAAAAGCCAAAAATTATAGGCGATGTTATTAAGGGACTTTTGATAACATCAACACCATTTATTTTTTCGTGGGTATCAAAATCACAAATTTTCTTCTTAAATCGAAAGTAAGATATAAAATATCTTAACATTGAAACAATAAAACCTAAAATCCAGACTGCAAACAGTATTTCCTGTATGGTTACAGGATTAGACCTTCTTACTATATTTGATGGTTTGGGCAATGTATTATATTGTGGTTTATCGTAAATTTGTTGCTTTTGATTTTTTGGTTGTGCATTATTTGTATTGTTGATAGGTGTTGTGGTATTAAATTCTGTTATATTTACCTCTCTTTGTATCTGAATTTCAGGAAACGTTATCTCCCCGATATTCATAGGTAATACAAAAATAAGCATTGCAAGTAAACTTATGTAATATAACGCCTTACCGCCAAGTAAGGATAAAATCTTGTTTTTAAATATCAAAACCATTATACAAACCAAAGAACCTGCAAGAGTTGATATTATAACTGATTCTAACATTATTCATCACCCTTTTTATCAATAAACCTTTTTAATTCTTCAATGTCTTCTTTTGTAAAATCTTCGTCACGGAACAGAGCCGAAATAAGACTCTTTGCACTCCCCCTGTGAATAAACTTTACAAATTCCTTTGTCTGCATAGCCTGATATTCCTGTTCGGAAATAATCGCCTCATATTCGTGAACATGCGAACGACCTATCTTTTCTGACTTTAAACATCCCTTGTCAATAAGTCTGCCCGCCAAAGTAGATATTGTAGTAAGTTTCTTATCGGGCATCTTTTCCGCAAGTTCACTTGTCGTAACCTTACCGTTTTTATCCCAGATTATTCTCATAATCTCCATTTCAGTTTCTGATATTTTCATAATAATTCCCCCTTCGTTTCTACAAGTTGTTTTTATTATACATTGTGTAGAAGCGAATGTCAATAGTTTTTTTGAAATTTATAAAACAAGACTTTCGGATAAACTTATTGTGTTAATGCACAATAAAAACCGTAACACCAATCTAAAACTGATATTACGTTTATCAAAATAATTAACTTTTCCTATTTACTTATTTGTTTGTTCCTAAAAAATACTTTTTATCTATTCCCAAACTTTCTAAATATTCATTGCACAATTTAATATCTCCGTAATTATAATCCTGAAGCAATTCTGAATATGCCCTATGAATCTTATTAAATGGAGATAATTTATATCCTGCATTTTCAATAATATAATATGAATCGATAATTTCGAGCGACATAGATATACAATATGTAACAATTGTTGATAATTTAGGGCGCGATTTATACCTGCATTTTAAACATTTCATAAATAATTCCTTCTTTCTAAAATTAAAAAAAGCG
Above is a genomic segment from Oscillospiraceae bacterium containing:
- a CDS encoding BlaI/MecI/CopY family transcriptional regulator, translating into MAQRNINISDAELEVMKVIWNEKRPVTSLDICEAFETKGWKKTTIGTFLTRLVEKGALTFEKQGKLYYYTPLVSQREYRKSQTKNLISSLYNGSAFDFAVSFFKEQKLSDDDIKELKAIFEDKEV
- a CDS encoding BlaI/MecI/CopY family transcriptional regulator; the protein is MKKTDKRLPDAELEIMKVIWHNQTPISTSEVKQIIDDEGVNDWTQQTIQTLLNRLIVKEFISKENRGKGYIYTPLISESDYISYESKMFLEKLHGNSVTSLMRALFDRNKMSDEDISKLEEMFKEKQQ
- a CDS encoding BlaI/MecI/CopY family transcriptional regulator yields the protein MKISETEMEIMRIIWDKNGKVTTSELAEKMPDKKLTTISTLAGRLIDKGCLKSEKIGRSHVHEYEAIISEQEYQAMQTKEFVKFIHRGSAKSLISALFRDEDFTKEDIEELKRFIDKKGDE